One Amaranthus tricolor cultivar Red isolate AtriRed21 chromosome 1, ASM2621246v1, whole genome shotgun sequence DNA window includes the following coding sequences:
- the LOC130808747 gene encoding uncharacterized protein LOC130808747, with translation NNSTNSTNSNNSKNSNNNNNNNNNNNNNNNNNINNNSKNSNNSNNNNNNNNNNNNNNNNNNNNNNKNNNNSNNSNNNNNNNNNNNNNNNNNNNNNNNNNNNNNNNSNNSNNSNNSNNNNNNNNNNNNNNNNINNNINNNNNNNNNNNNNNNNNNNNNNNKNNSNNNNNNNNNNNNNNNNNNNNNNNNNNNKNINNNNNNNNNNNNNNINNNNNNNNNKNSNNSINNNNNNSNNINNSYNSNFSNNNNNSNNNNNNNNNNNNNNNNNNNSNNNNNNNNNNSNNNNNNNNNNNSNNSNNSNNNNNNNNNNNNNNNNNNNNNNNNNNNSNNSNNNNNNNNNNNNNNNNNNNNNNNLNNNNNNNNNNNNNNNNNNNNNNNNNNNNNNNNNNNNNNNNNNNSKNSNNSNNNNNNNNKNSNNNNNNNNNNNNNNNNNNNNNNKNNNNNSNNNNNSNNSNNTNNNNNCNNNNNTNNNNNNNNNDNNNNNNNNNNNNNNNYYNYNNNNSKNSNNSNNNNNNNNNNNNNNNNNNNNNNNNNNNNNNSNNINNSNNNNNSNNNNNNNNNNNNNNNNNNNNNNNNNNNNNNNNNNNNNNNNNNNNNNNNNNN, from the exons aataatagtactaatagtactaatagtaataatagtaaaaatagtaataataataataataataataataataataataataataataataataatattaataataatagtaaaaatagtaataatagtaataataataataataataataataataataataataataataataataataataataataataataaaaataataataatagtaataatagtaataataataataataataataataataataataataataataataataataataataataataataataataataataataataataataatagtaataatagtaataatagtaataatagtaacaataataataataataataataataataataataataataataatataaataataatattaataataataataataataataataataataataataataataataataataataataataataataataaaaataatagtaataataataataataataataataataataataataataataataataataataataataataataataataataataataaaaatattaataataataataataataataataataataataataataatattaataataataataataataataataataaaaatagtaataatagtattaataataataataataatagtaataatattaataatagttataatagtaattttagtaataataataataatagtaataataataataataataataataataataataataataataataataataataatagtaataataataacaataataataataataatagtaataataat aataataataataataataataatagtaataatagtaataatagtaataataataataataataataataataataataataataataataataataataataataataataataataataataatagtaataatagtaacaataataataataataataataataataataataataataataataataataataataataataatttaaataataataataataataataataataataataataataataataataataataataataataataataataataataataataataataataataataataataataataataataataataataatagtaaaaatagtaataatagtaataataataataataataataataaaaatagtaataataataataataataataataataataataataataataataataataataataataataataaaaataataataataatagtaataataataataatagtaataatagtaataatactaataataataataattgtaataataataataatactaataataataataataataataataatgataataataataataataataataataataataataataataataattattataattataataataataatagtaaaaatagtaataatagtaacaataataataataataataataataataataataataataataataataataataataataataataataataataataataataatagtaataatattaataatagtaataataataataatagtaataataataataataataataataataataataataataataataataataataataataataataataataataataataataacaataataacaataataataataataataacaataataataataataataataataataataataat
- the LOC130823750 gene encoding uncharacterized protein LOC130823750: NNNNNNNNNNNNNSNNNNNSNNSNNSNNTNNNNNCNNNNNTNNNNNNNNNNNNNNNNNNNNNNYYYNNNNSNNSNNSNNNNSNNNNNNNNNNNNNNNNNNNNNNNNNNNNNNNNNNNNNNNNNNNNNNNNNNNNNNNNNNNNSNNSTNSNNNNNNNNNNNNNNNNNNNNHNNKNNNNNNSNNSNNSNNSNNNSSNNNNSNNKNNNNNNNNNNNNNNNNNNNNNNTNNNNNKNNNNNNNNNNNNNNNNNNNNKNNNN; encoded by the exons aataataataataataataataataataataataataatagtaataataataataatagtaataatagtaataatagtaataatactaataataataataattgtaataataataataatactaataataataataataataataataataataataataataataataataataataataataataattattattataataataataatagtaataatagtaataatagtaacaataataatagtaataataataataataataataataataataataataataataataataataata ataataataataataataataataataataataataataataataataataataataataataataataataataataataataataataataataataataataataataataataataataatagtaataatagtactaatagtaataataataataataataataataataataataataataataataataataataataatcataataataagaataataataataataatagtaataatagtaataatagtaataatagtaataataatagtagtaataataataatagtaataataaaaataataataataataataataataataataataataataataataataataataataataataatactaataataataataataaaaataataataataataataataataataataataataataataataataataataataataaaaataataataat